One part of the Bacteroidota bacterium genome encodes these proteins:
- a CDS encoding M4 family metallopeptidase: MKKILLGCMLALGMQPVSAQILSGAEAVKVHPAAAEVRYSHRSIAPLYIGFRANAFVAASSGMEVLQSTLGAGTSDTWKLIRTDRDDLGMSHQRYQQYYQNVPVVTGEYILHEQQGRLLSANGHFFRNLNVNTAAALDEKSALAAALNDIGASKYLWQTSEEEQHARTGHDHGDVYPKGELVVLPAIGINKSKEAALCWKFDVYATEPHERWAIFVDAQTGQILFKENKICTITVTGTAVTKYSGTQSLKTDSISPGNYRLRDYSRGSGVETYDCNNGTSYAGAVDFTDTDNFWNTTTNQDDAAYDAHWGTQKTYDYYFLTHGRNSYNNAGAVLKSYIHYSSNYNNAFWNGSVMTYGDGDGATFSPLTEVDIIAHELTHGVTSFSSNLVYSYESGALNESFSDIFGVTVDFYARPLTANFLIGDQTYTPGTPGDALRYMNNPSIAGDPDTYLGPNWYTGAGDNGGVHINSGVQNFWYYLLCQGGTGTNDLGFVYNVNGIGMNKARMIAYRNNTFYLTSGSQYDDAAFYALKSANDLYGNCSPEAYSVKNAWDAVGVYGLLINTNAIAAISGGACAGSTIQLTASGGTTFVWSGPGGFNSSAANPTIPNASAANNGLYSCLITDANGCSGTASVSVAVSVAPAVSATGGSANCGGGSVQLNANASVPGQGGNNASNSTPLNLPDYPNPGVTSSLAISGSSNANALIAIKIDSLTHTYDADLRIELIAPNGSVITLASGVGGAGDNFIRTRFTTTGTAITNGTAPFTGNYTPQQAFSNLTGTANGTWVLRITDLGGQDIGVLWKWSLELPGNSIVSYQWTPATGLNNATIANPLASPGSTTNYVVTVTDNNGCTASSSTTVTVGTLSANTNQTNVSCFGSNNGSATVSVAGATGSPVYNWSNGASSSTVNGLSAGTYTYTVTDGSGCTATGNVVITSPAQLQGYLTAQNASCGANDGSAYLTFSGGVAPYSYLWNTGAVTSNISGLGAGTYTVTVMDVNGCSFNTNTTVLSNGTGAPNTPASVTGNKTGVCPGVTKNYSCPAVSGATTYTWTPPTGATVVSGQGTTNVAVLFQAGFTSGTLKVLASNNCGNSAQKSVTLRSLANKPAAITGPATSNACGSVSTYTIPASTTGATSHAWSVTGGGTILSGQGTTSVQVQWPVAAVSGAGVCVTANNTCGSSAARCISGITTLPLKPGVSGVSSVCANQTNLNYNVTNAQAGVNYQWIVPGSATIVSGQGSPAINVNWGGATGYVKVTASNNCGAAVQKNFKVTVTCREGVEQMNDVTLFPNPGNGQTKITFNTDPGNYNVTVSDVLGKVVFTGQGSSDTYELNLMEEHAGMYFVSVRFDDDQQKVLRMIINK, translated from the coding sequence ATGAAAAAAATCTTACTGGGATGTATGCTTGCCCTTGGTATGCAACCTGTATCAGCACAAATCCTTTCCGGCGCGGAAGCTGTGAAAGTACATCCTGCAGCAGCGGAAGTTCGCTACAGCCATCGATCCATCGCTCCCCTCTACATTGGCTTCCGTGCGAATGCCTTTGTAGCCGCCTCGTCCGGGATGGAGGTGCTTCAATCTACACTCGGTGCAGGTACTTCAGATACCTGGAAGCTGATCCGCACAGATCGTGATGACCTTGGAATGTCACATCAGCGTTACCAACAGTATTATCAAAATGTACCGGTGGTGACAGGAGAATATATCCTGCATGAACAACAAGGTCGTCTCTTATCGGCCAATGGTCATTTCTTCCGTAACCTGAATGTGAATACAGCTGCAGCACTTGATGAAAAATCAGCACTGGCAGCAGCTTTAAATGATATTGGTGCAAGCAAATATTTATGGCAGACTTCAGAAGAAGAGCAACATGCGCGCACGGGACATGATCACGGTGATGTCTATCCGAAAGGTGAGCTGGTGGTCTTGCCGGCAATAGGCATAAATAAAAGTAAAGAAGCCGCCCTCTGCTGGAAGTTCGATGTGTATGCCACAGAACCGCATGAGCGCTGGGCGATTTTTGTAGATGCACAAACCGGTCAGATACTTTTTAAAGAGAATAAAATCTGTACGATTACCGTAACCGGTACAGCAGTAACAAAGTACAGCGGTACACAATCCTTGAAAACAGACAGCATTAGTCCCGGGAATTACCGCTTGCGTGATTATTCCAGAGGCAGTGGTGTCGAGACCTATGATTGCAATAATGGTACAAGCTATGCAGGTGCAGTTGATTTTACCGATACCGATAATTTTTGGAATACTACCACCAACCAGGACGATGCTGCTTACGATGCACATTGGGGAACTCAAAAGACCTACGATTATTATTTCTTAACACATGGCCGTAACAGTTATAACAATGCCGGTGCAGTGTTGAAGTCGTATATTCACTATAGTTCTAATTACAACAATGCCTTCTGGAACGGATCTGTGATGACCTACGGAGATGGTGATGGTGCTACTTTCTCACCACTCACGGAAGTAGATATTATAGCCCATGAGTTGACACATGGCGTAACGAGTTTCTCCTCCAATCTGGTGTATTCCTACGAATCCGGTGCGCTCAACGAATCTTTCTCTGATATCTTCGGAGTGACTGTAGATTTTTATGCACGTCCGCTCACGGCCAATTTCCTGATCGGTGATCAAACCTATACGCCCGGCACTCCCGGTGATGCCTTGCGTTACATGAATAATCCAAGTATTGCCGGTGATCCCGATACTTACCTCGGACCAAACTGGTACACGGGTGCAGGAGATAACGGTGGTGTACATATCAACAGTGGTGTGCAAAATTTCTGGTACTACCTGCTTTGTCAGGGTGGAACCGGAACCAATGATTTAGGTTTTGTTTACAATGTAAACGGGATCGGAATGAATAAAGCGAGAATGATTGCTTATCGTAACAATACCTTTTATCTTACCTCCGGATCACAATACGATGATGCCGCGTTTTATGCATTGAAATCCGCAAACGATTTATACGGCAACTGTTCTCCGGAAGCGTATTCAGTTAAAAATGCCTGGGATGCAGTAGGCGTATACGGTTTGCTGATCAATACCAATGCAATTGCTGCTATTTCGGGAGGTGCTTGCGCAGGTTCAACGATTCAACTGACTGCCTCGGGAGGAACTACCTTCGTATGGTCGGGACCGGGTGGATTTAATTCCTCAGCCGCTAACCCAACTATACCGAATGCAAGTGCAGCAAACAATGGCTTATATTCCTGTTTGATCACTGATGCCAACGGTTGCAGTGGAACAGCGTCTGTTTCTGTCGCGGTGAGTGTTGCTCCGGCAGTATCAGCAACAGGGGGCTCAGCCAATTGTGGCGGAGGAAGTGTGCAACTCAATGCCAATGCTTCTGTGCCGGGTCAGGGTGGAAATAATGCGAGCAATAGTACTCCGCTGAATCTTCCCGATTATCCAAATCCCGGGGTGACATCATCGTTAGCTATTTCCGGTAGTTCTAACGCGAATGCACTTATTGCTATTAAGATCGATTCCCTTACACATACCTACGATGCTGATCTTAGAATTGAACTCATTGCTCCTAACGGTTCCGTCATAACGCTGGCCAGTGGAGTGGGTGGTGCAGGAGATAATTTCATCCGCACTCGTTTTACTACCACCGGAACCGCTATTACCAATGGTACGGCTCCTTTTACCGGAAACTATACCCCGCAGCAAGCATTTTCAAATCTTACAGGTACCGCTAATGGCACCTGGGTTTTGAGAATTACTGATCTGGGTGGTCAGGATATCGGTGTACTCTGGAAATGGTCGCTTGAACTACCCGGCAATTCAATTGTCTCGTATCAATGGACGCCTGCTACCGGTTTAAACAATGCGACCATTGCGAATCCTTTGGCATCGCCCGGAAGTACAACCAACTATGTCGTAACAGTTACAGATAATAATGGCTGTACTGCTTCTTCTTCCACCACCGTTACAGTAGGTACGTTGAGCGCGAACACGAATCAAACCAATGTGAGTTGTTTTGGATCGAATAATGGTTCTGCCACTGTTTCTGTTGCAGGTGCAACCGGTAGTCCGGTATACAACTGGTCCAACGGTGCAAGTTCTTCTACTGTGAATGGACTGAGTGCCGGAACCTATACGTATACAGTAACTGACGGTTCAGGATGTACTGCTACGGGCAATGTAGTCATTACATCTCCCGCGCAATTGCAGGGATACCTTACAGCACAAAATGCAAGTTGCGGAGCGAATGATGGATCTGCTTACCTGACTTTTTCAGGTGGTGTAGCGCCGTATAGCTACCTATGGAATACCGGTGCGGTTACTTCCAATATTTCCGGATTAGGAGCCGGTACATATACAGTGACAGTGATGGATGTGAATGGTTGTTCATTCAATACGAATACAACTGTTCTATCTAACGGTACCGGAGCTCCGAATACACCCGCCTCGGTTACCGGAAATAAAACCGGTGTTTGTCCGGGAGTAACAAAGAATTATTCCTGTCCTGCTGTAAGTGGAGCAACCACCTATACCTGGACACCTCCCACAGGAGCTACAGTAGTGAGCGGGCAAGGAACAACCAATGTGGCAGTACTGTTTCAGGCCGGATTTACCAGTGGAACTTTGAAAGTGCTGGCTTCAAACAATTGTGGAAACAGCGCTCAGAAAAGTGTGACCCTTCGAAGTCTTGCCAATAAGCCTGCTGCGATTACCGGACCTGCAACCAGCAACGCTTGCGGTTCAGTAAGTACTTATACTATTCCGGCTTCTACTACAGGAGCAACTTCACATGCATGGTCAGTAACCGGAGGCGGAACTATTCTGAGTGGTCAGGGAACGACTTCTGTTCAGGTGCAATGGCCGGTTGCTGCAGTAAGCGGTGCGGGTGTTTGTGTTACGGCAAATAATACTTGCGGAAGCAGTGCAGCGAGATGTATCTCCGGTATTACCACATTGCCCTTGAAACCCGGGGTCAGCGGTGTGAGTTCAGTTTGTGCCAATCAAACCAATTTGAATTATAATGTTACGAATGCGCAAGCCGGTGTTAATTATCAGTGGATCGTACCGGGAAGTGCAACTATCGTTAGCGGTCAGGGCAGTCCTGCCATTAATGTAAACTGGGGTGGTGCGACAGGATACGTTAAAGTAACCGCCAGCAATAACTGCGGTGCTGCTGTACAGAAAAATTTTAAAGTTACTGTAACCTGCCGCGAAGGCGTTGAACAAATGAACGATGTGACTTTATTCCCGAATCCGGGTAACGGTCAAACTAAAATTACCTTCAACACTGACCCCGGAAATTACAATGTAACGGTCTCCGATGTATTGGGTAAAGTGGTGTTTACAGGTCAGGGAAGTAGCGATACTTATGAGTTGAATCTGATGGAAGAGCATGCAGGTATGTATTTTGTATCTGTTCGCTTTGATGACGATCAGCAAAAAGTGTTGCGGATGATTATTAATAAGTAA
- a CDS encoding AI-2E family transporter, protein MNSGKPISASFASYFYFTGALLFTGVLLRLGSSLFIPLAYALFISIVLYPVCHTMEKKGVERNLSILIGLVLITVFIAVLILIFGWQLQSIFSEWPQIREKLNELLLAIEQYLSEKFGLTNEEMMLWLQSAVDNVMGSSTGGIGTTLQSLMVNLAMLLLIPIYAFLILHYRRRLVEMLYLLLPDKQRNRVTEVIHLAIRTYFKFIKGMALVYIIVGTLNSIGLWLMGIPYPFLFGYITAVMTFIPYVGIIVAGIMPITYAWITYGVIWYPLGVIFLFTFVQYLEANIIFPWAVGQRLELNTLATLIVIVVGGIIWGASGMILFIPFAAILKLIADRMPGWEALSMFLGVKGVSKEEKTGESL, encoded by the coding sequence ATGAATTCCGGTAAACCGATCTCTGCTTCTTTTGCATCTTACTTCTATTTTACCGGAGCTTTACTTTTTACCGGAGTATTGCTTAGGCTGGGAAGTTCATTGTTTATTCCATTGGCTTATGCTTTGTTTATAAGCATCGTGCTGTACCCTGTATGTCATACAATGGAGAAAAAGGGAGTGGAGCGCAATTTATCTATATTAATCGGACTTGTTTTGATTACTGTATTCATTGCAGTACTTATTTTGATTTTTGGATGGCAGTTACAGTCAATTTTTTCTGAGTGGCCGCAGATTCGAGAAAAATTGAATGAGCTTTTACTGGCCATAGAGCAATATTTATCAGAAAAGTTTGGTCTGACAAATGAGGAAATGATGCTATGGCTGCAAAGTGCTGTGGATAATGTCATGGGTTCATCCACAGGTGGAATAGGTACAACACTTCAATCATTGATGGTTAATCTCGCCATGCTATTACTCATTCCGATTTATGCATTTCTCATTTTGCACTATCGGAGACGCCTGGTAGAAATGCTATATCTCCTGCTACCGGATAAACAAAGAAACCGGGTAACAGAAGTCATACATCTCGCCATCAGAACCTATTTTAAGTTTATTAAGGGAATGGCATTGGTATATATAATTGTGGGAACTTTGAATTCTATCGGTCTATGGCTGATGGGAATTCCGTATCCTTTTTTGTTTGGTTATATCACTGCCGTTATGACTTTTATTCCGTATGTAGGTATCATTGTCGCCGGAATTATGCCTATCACCTATGCCTGGATCACTTATGGTGTTATCTGGTATCCGTTGGGCGTAATCTTTCTGTTTACGTTTGTGCAATACCTTGAAGCCAATATCATTTTTCCCTGGGCTGTGGGTCAGCGGCTTGAATTGAATACACTGGCAACATTGATTGTTATTGTGGTGGGAGGTATTATTTGGGGGGCTTCCGGAATGATACTTTTTATTCCTTTCGCAGCCATTTTAAAACTAATTGCAGATCGTATGCCCGGATGGGAGGCCTTGTCTATGTTTCTTGGAGTGAAAGGAGTTTCTAAAGAGGAAAAGACCGGGGAATCATTATAG
- a CDS encoding M20/M25/M40 family metallo-hydrolase produces MKEPTLNAKMRITPCAIPVLYMVRAKSAILNGTAPVQMDMVAEIIKEEATGNNVMGYLDNKAATTIVIGAHYDHLGHGGDESLYRGEPAVHNGADDNASGVAGVIELARYIKEKGPKNNNYLFMAFSGEEKGLLGSGHFTKKSTIDLEKVNYMLNMDMIGRLKPEEPTLIVSGVGTSDAWKITMDFIKPSGMKIKTTESGVGPSDHTSFYLKNIPVLHFFSGTHNDYHKPSDDEALINYKGELDILNYMITLIDKLDDKGKISFIKTKEEQNEDAPRFKVTLGVVPDYAFEGEGMRIDGVSDGKPAAKAGLLAGDIVKQIGDHKVLDMMSYMKALGKFNKGEKATVTLLRGKEEKKIDVEF; encoded by the coding sequence ATGAAGGAGCCCACACTCAATGCCAAGATGAGAATTACTCCATGCGCTATTCCTGTGCTTTATATGGTCAGGGCAAAATCAGCGATTCTAAATGGCACCGCACCTGTTCAAATGGATATGGTAGCGGAAATCATCAAAGAAGAAGCCACCGGTAATAATGTGATGGGGTATCTCGACAACAAAGCAGCAACAACAATTGTTATCGGCGCACATTACGATCACCTGGGACATGGCGGAGACGAATCCCTTTATCGTGGAGAACCGGCAGTGCACAATGGCGCTGACGATAATGCCAGCGGTGTGGCAGGTGTGATTGAGTTAGCGCGCTATATCAAGGAAAAGGGTCCGAAGAACAACAATTACCTTTTCATGGCGTTTTCGGGAGAGGAAAAGGGCTTATTAGGCTCCGGACATTTCACCAAAAAATCTACCATTGATCTTGAAAAAGTCAACTACATGTTGAACATGGATATGATCGGACGTTTGAAACCGGAAGAGCCGACCTTGATAGTAAGTGGTGTGGGCACTTCTGATGCCTGGAAAATCACCATGGATTTTATCAAACCGTCCGGCATGAAAATCAAAACCACCGAATCGGGTGTTGGCCCCTCTGACCATACATCCTTTTACCTGAAGAACATTCCGGTATTGCATTTCTTTAGCGGCACCCACAATGATTATCATAAACCTTCCGATGACGAAGCCTTGATCAATTATAAAGGCGAGCTGGATATTTTAAATTACATGATTACCCTGATTGATAAATTGGATGATAAAGGAAAAATATCATTTATAAAAACAAAAGAAGAGCAGAACGAAGATGCCCCCCGATTTAAAGTCACCCTCGGTGTTGTTCCTGATTATGCTTTTGAAGGAGAGGGAATGCGCATCGATGGGGTCAGCGATGGAAAGCCTGCTGCCAAAGCCGGATTGCTTGCCGGGGATATTGTAAAACAAATTGGCGATCATAAAGTCCTCGACATGATGAGTTATATGAAAGCATTGGGAAAGTTCAATAAAGGTGAAAAAGCAACGGTTACGCTCCTCAGAGGAAAGGAAGAAAAGAAAATCGATGTGGAATTTTAA
- the lysS gene encoding lysine--tRNA ligase, translating into MSHNFSEQEVLRRQSLEELYKLGINPYPAELYPINTNSIAIHEGFEKNPDAFKEVVIAGRIMSRRIMGNASFAELQDAGGRIQVYIRRDDVCPGEDKALYNTVFKKLIDTGDIIGVKGYVFKTQTGEISVHVVEFSLLTKSLRPLPVVKEKDGEVFDAFSDAEQRYRQRYVDLIVNPHVRETFVQRTKLVNSIRHYLGGNGYLEVETPILQPLYGGAAARPFKTHHNTLDMTLYLRIANELYLKRLIVGGYEGVFEFAKDFRNEGMSRFHNPEFTQVELYVAYKDYYWMMELVEEMVEKVAMDLHGTTEVRVGDNVINFKRPWKRYTMYEAIQHFTGVDITEMTEAEMRAAAVKLGVEVDDTMGRGKLIDEIFGTHCEHKLIQPTFITDYPVEMSPLAKKHRSKEGLVERFEAICNGKEICNAFSELNDPIDQRARFEEQLELGKRGDEEAMQLDEDFLRAIEYGMPPTAGLGIGIDRLSMIMTNSASIQDVLFFPQMRPEAAISSFEHETAHLEGIPAPWDDVLRKMGIQTRDQLKAVNANKLFNDLGGMRKKLKLEASMPSIDEVRTWVAG; encoded by the coding sequence ATGAGTCACAATTTCTCCGAACAGGAAGTCCTTCGCCGCCAGAGCCTTGAGGAGCTCTATAAACTGGGTATCAACCCTTATCCGGCTGAATTATACCCGATCAATACCAATTCCATCGCTATTCACGAGGGCTTTGAGAAGAATCCTGACGCTTTTAAGGAAGTGGTGATTGCAGGACGTATCATGAGCCGTCGTATTATGGGCAATGCCTCATTTGCGGAGTTGCAGGATGCCGGTGGACGGATTCAGGTGTATATCCGAAGAGATGATGTTTGTCCCGGAGAAGACAAGGCGCTTTACAATACTGTATTTAAAAAACTGATTGATACCGGTGATATTATCGGGGTGAAAGGCTATGTCTTCAAAACGCAAACCGGAGAGATTTCTGTGCATGTGGTTGAATTCTCCTTGCTGACAAAATCATTGCGTCCCTTGCCAGTGGTGAAGGAAAAAGACGGAGAGGTGTTTGACGCGTTCAGTGATGCCGAGCAGCGCTATCGTCAGCGTTATGTAGATCTGATTGTGAATCCGCACGTCCGTGAAACATTTGTTCAGCGCACCAAACTGGTGAACAGCATACGACACTATCTGGGCGGCAACGGTTATCTGGAAGTGGAGACGCCCATCTTGCAGCCCTTGTATGGTGGAGCAGCGGCCCGTCCATTCAAGACGCACCACAATACCCTGGACATGACCTTGTACCTGCGTATCGCGAACGAACTTTATCTGAAGCGATTAATCGTAGGCGGCTATGAAGGTGTTTTTGAATTTGCCAAAGACTTCCGCAACGAAGGGATGTCGAGGTTTCATAATCCTGAATTTACACAGGTGGAATTATATGTGGCCTACAAAGATTATTACTGGATGATGGAACTCGTGGAGGAGATGGTAGAGAAAGTGGCGATGGATCTTCACGGCACCACCGAAGTTCGGGTAGGCGATAACGTTATTAACTTCAAACGTCCGTGGAAACGGTACACTATGTATGAGGCTATTCAACATTTTACCGGAGTAGATATTACAGAAATGACTGAAGCGGAAATGCGGGCTGCGGCTGTGAAACTCGGTGTGGAGGTAGATGATACCATGGGACGCGGTAAACTGATCGATGAAATTTTTGGTACGCACTGTGAGCATAAACTGATACAACCTACTTTTATCACCGACTATCCGGTAGAGATGAGTCCGCTGGCGAAGAAACACCGCAGCAAGGAAGGTCTCGTGGAACGCTTCGAAGCCATCTGCAACGGCAAGGAAATCTGCAACGCCTTCTCGGAGCTGAATGATCCTATTGACCAGCGGGCGCGCTTTGAAGAGCAGTTAGAATTGGGGAAACGCGGTGATGAAGAAGCGATGCAACTGGATGAAGACTTTTTACGAGCCATCGAATACGGTATGCCACCCACGGCCGGTCTCGGTATCGGCATCGACCGTCTCAGCATGATCATGACCAATTCGGCTTCCATACAGGATGTGTTGTTCTTCCCGCAGATGCGTCCGGAAGCAGCGATCTCCTCTTTCGAGCATGAGACGGCTCACCTGGAGGGCATTCCTGCTCCCTGGGACGATGTACTTCGCAAAATGGGCATACAAACCCGGGATCAGCTCAAGGCGGTCAATGCCAATAAGCTCTTCAATGACCTGGGAGGAATGCGGAAGAAACTCAAACTCGAAGCCAGCATGCCAAGTATCGATGAGGTACGGACGTGGGTAGCAGGTTGA